A segment of the Colletotrichum destructivum chromosome 3, complete sequence genome:
GCCAACACTTAGTGCATCTTCGGCATCTCctcgcggccggcgacgttCCCTCACCACACGCAGGACATTTTTTTCTACAAGAGCTGGGGCTACCTGGTCGGTTCGGCGCCGGGAGACCGGGTGTACTGGTTTTTCTTCAGCCCCGCGCCGACTGCGAACGGCGCCAacatacctaggtacacGGCCGAGGATAATGCCAACTTCGCTGGCCAGTACCTTGATGACAACATAACCGAGACGGCGACCTTCTGGGGCCTTGACGCCAACCGCTACATCGCCACGCTGGTGCCCCTGCAGGAGCACGTCTTTTCACTATGGCATTTCCGAAGGATCTTCACCATTGGGGACTCTGCCCACAAAGCAGGTAAAACCACCAGTGGTGGAGAGACAACAATGCGCAGGCTTGGCCGCGGCCAGCTAACCGTGGCTGCCAGGTACATCCCATTATGGCCCAGGGCGGAAATGGCGCGATagagtcggcggcggtgctggtcAATACCATTTCGCGCCGACTCGAGTGCTCGCAAGGCTTGTCTGGAGAAGCTCTCGAGGCTgcggtcgtcgaggtctGCAAGCGCCAATACGACCACGCGCGAGACGTCGTGAAGCAAGGGGAGCAAATGCAATCCCTCACCAGCCTCAAAAACCCCTTTGCGGGCTTGCGAATTCGTTATTTCATCCCCCTGTTTGACGACGTCCTCTTCCTTAACTCGTTCCCGGAGACTTCGCTGGCGGGTATACAAATCGACAAGatcgacctcgccaacgtTGTTCAGTTCAACGATGAGAAGGTTAGTTGGGCGGAAGGCTGTTCTTGGGTGTTTTGGGGCGCCGTCGCGCTTGTTTTCAGTGCTTCTTATAATACTGCTAGTGCATCACGTCTCTGCAAGCGGCACGCGGCCGCGAGGGTTTAGATAGCCTTTACTAAAGGTTCAAATAGCTGTTGCCTGTACATTGAGCCACCCCTGAGCGATAGCTATTCATGGTTGTAGAGGAGGCTCTTGCTGAGCACGGTTGAAGTGAGGTCTGCCGGCCAGATTCTCCACGCTGTTGGGCATTCTTTACCGAATTGGGACATCAGAATGTAAAACGGGCTAGATAGAGGTGCACTGTTAAGAGGGTTAGTGTTGCAGGTCATGCCTTGTagacaaaagaaaaacacaaaaaaacaaaactGTATGGTTCACTTGCTAGTTCTCCTTCCTTCAAATCGACGAGTTTGTTGCGTTACCGTTTGAAAAGTTGACCAAATTGACATCTGACGTCTCGATAGGCATCCAAGCAATGAATGAAACGGGGAATCGTTCAATTAAACCCCCCCTTCCGGTTCAGATGGCGGAGTGAAATTTAGACAATTTCTGAAAGGTAAATATCAAATAAAAATGCCCAACTCCCTTGTTGATCCTGGGTATatgaaaaagaagaaaagtgTGCCTTCCGGTCGATGGAACC
Coding sequences within it:
- a CDS encoding Putative FAD-binding domain, FAD/NAD(P)-binding domain superfamily, coding for MGPGAIIVEDSVTGLSPANMLEQLGIDYMLLKAHETIAPQPSASIGLLPNGLRILDQIGCYETIRDNAVDLYNHTNLRGADGRPLIKKQSTSLSERLEEKTGYPRIFVDRQFLLQVLHNSIKDKDKIPAGKRVTGVEATAVGVQVQTQDGGTYAGDFLIGADRFTAPFGRRCGGSPTRRAPACFLQTKSQVLSVQPLPLCIFGISSRPATFPHHTQDIFFYKSWGYLVGSAPGDRVYWFFFSPAPTANGANIPRYTAEDNANFAGQYLDDNITETATFWGLDANRYIATLVPLQEHVFSLWHFRRIFTIGDSAHKAANRGCQVHPIMAQGGNGAIESAAVLVNTISRRLECSQGLSGEALEAAVVEVCKRQYDHARDVVKQGEQMQSLTSLKNPFAGLRIRYFIPLFDDVLFLNSFPETSLAGIQIDKIDLANVVQFNDEKVSWAEGCSWVFWGAVALVFSASYNTASASRLCKRHAAARV